One stretch of Planococcus sp. PAMC 21323 DNA includes these proteins:
- the yaaA gene encoding S4 domain-containing protein YaaA — MREIGIETEYITLGQLLKMTDTISSGGMAKWFLSEHEVFVNGEAENRRGRKLRANDLVNIPGFGDFRIMTAEGMSFDAD; from the coding sequence TTGAGAGAAATCGGGATTGAGACTGAATATATAACTTTAGGGCAATTGTTAAAAATGACGGACACAATAAGTTCAGGCGGAATGGCAAAATGGTTTTTAAGTGAACACGAAGTTTTTGTAAATGGTGAAGCTGAAAATCGCAGAGGACGCAAATTGCGTGCAAACGATCTTGTAAATATTCCAGGGTTTGGAGATTTTCGTATCATGACGGCTGAAGGCATGAGCTTCGATGCGGATTGA
- the dnaN gene encoding DNA polymerase III subunit beta: MKFEIKRERLVEGLNDVMKAVSSKTTIPILTGIKMDVSSEGMRLTGSDSDITIQTFIPAEEDGEQIIQVTNGGSIVLQAKVFGEIIRKLPTNEVEIEITGNFQTHIRSGKSEFHLIGLDAMDYPQLPDIQDDRLFTIPADLLKTINRETVFAVSSSETRPVLTGVHWEVKDGELICVATDSHRLARRKTKLETLPEGEYSVVIPGKSLTELNKILDDTSEAVEIVMTNQQVLFKSKHILFFSRLLEGNYPDTSRLIPAEYKTTVTVNGRSLLQAIDRASLLAREERNNVVRFSAKEGSDVEVSSNSPEVGKVEEQLQAQSIEGEELKISFSAKFMMDALKAIDGQDVVIQFTGAMRPFILKSALDDSILQLILPVRTY; the protein is encoded by the coding sequence ATGAAATTCGAGATAAAACGTGAGCGATTAGTTGAAGGATTAAACGATGTAATGAAAGCAGTAAGTTCAAAAACAACCATTCCGATTTTAACGGGGATTAAAATGGATGTTTCTTCAGAAGGAATGAGATTAACAGGAAGTGATTCCGATATCACGATCCAAACATTTATTCCAGCAGAAGAAGATGGAGAACAAATCATCCAAGTTACTAATGGAGGAAGTATTGTTCTTCAAGCTAAAGTTTTTGGAGAAATTATTCGTAAGTTACCGACAAACGAAGTTGAAATTGAAATTACAGGGAATTTCCAAACTCATATCCGTTCAGGGAAATCAGAATTCCATTTGATCGGCTTGGATGCAATGGATTATCCACAATTGCCTGATATTCAAGACGATCGTTTGTTTACCATTCCAGCAGATTTGTTAAAAACAATTAACCGTGAAACGGTATTTGCTGTGTCTAGTTCTGAAACACGTCCTGTTTTAACAGGTGTTCATTGGGAAGTTAAAGATGGAGAACTGATTTGTGTCGCAACAGACAGTCACCGCCTAGCTCGACGTAAAACAAAACTTGAAACATTACCAGAAGGGGAGTATAGCGTTGTTATTCCAGGGAAAAGCTTAACTGAGCTCAATAAAATCCTTGATGACACTTCTGAAGCTGTTGAAATCGTGATGACAAATCAACAAGTATTGTTCAAGTCAAAACATATTCTTTTCTTTTCTCGTCTATTAGAAGGCAACTATCCAGATACAAGCCGTTTAATTCCAGCGGAGTACAAAACAACGGTTACTGTAAACGGACGTTCACTTCTACAAGCAATTGATCGAGCATCTTTGTTAGCTCGAGAAGAACGCAATAATGTTGTACGCTTTTCTGCAAAAGAAGGCAGCGATGTTGAAGTTTCATCTAATTCACCTGAAGTAGGGAAAGTAGAAGAGCAATTGCAAGCGCAAAGTATTGAAGGAGAAGAACTGAAAATCTCATTTAGTGCTAAATTTATGATGGATGCACTAAAAGCCATCGATGGACAAGATGTAGTTATTCAATTTACTGGAGCTATGCGTCCATTCATTTTGAAATCAGCATTAGATGACTCGATTTTACAGTTGATTCTTCCTGTCCGAACATATTAA